The proteins below come from a single Triticum aestivum cultivar Chinese Spring chromosome 5D, IWGSC CS RefSeq v2.1, whole genome shotgun sequence genomic window:
- the LOC123119229 gene encoding protein downstream neighbor of Son isoform X2 — protein sequence MAQAAVEPAASGGAFIGRPAEAPRMKRKTPSELREEQLKRRMSEKVANDQSLPSAAFDRPSNAPRNPEQQKISKYISTRVTEVFPVKKSRNAGKENCKDALLNNEKAPKSADAVTASQSAESPFSRNGDSAQLDSSVPSLAEAAKPGFRKAEKCSKNALRSVSELHIGDEKQAGSSKFDMDKVMKGFGARGASGASSGTNIQAGDVPLKSSEVCPSKITIPGKRAPLDLTLKTTLQFVSSSSVKWCHNLSTSCRGTVAGGRSQSSGRTRQESNKEFLFSKALQSWVYPQSMLPAPIVSAMLSSTARGEKDFIHKRYQDWEDSFQNLYYMFRKNLLNIFYVCTAQFVALFISGNCLEKQSCNAYLSQSTRGMRSLLRKQGVSFSMPLCKAEMEQATEDDLIEFSKIRTLNLGQTLHIDALSEVDNTTQSLLSFTGNKSVHGLYDVLLNYKSFLNSLSATDVPVLYSPVPFRNGSLHIPEVICREMRKADSGLASSSVLDDAGEPGSAASDPPLAAGSVCYSMEIKDAALPPWVVSGVCAAMTSDTDRFDLTIATEPSSLGLNAALASLGGGAQSKTTPPEGGCEALVVPGAVLVPLLRSAALRGLRYERGEYLARTTA from the exons ATGGCGCAGGCTGCCGTCGAGcccgcggcgagcggcggcgcgttCATCGGGAGGCCGGCCGAGGCCCCGAGGATGAAGCGGAAGACCCCCTCCGAGCTGCGA GAAGAGCAGTTGAAGCGACGCATGTCTGAAAAGGTTGCCAATGATCAGTCACTCCCTTCCGCGGCGTTTGATAG GCCAAGCAATGCGCCTCGGAACCCAGAGCAGCAGAAAATATCCAAATACATCAGCACTCGTGTCACAGAGGTGTTCCCAGTTAAAAAATCCAGAAACGCCGGGAAGGAAAATTGTAAG GATGCTTTACTGAACAATGAGAAGGCTCCCAAGTCTGCTGATGCTGTAACGGCTTCACAGTCTGCAGAATCTCCGTTTTCACG CAATGGCGACTCTGCCCAGTTGGACTCTTCTGTTCCATCGCTCGCGGAAGCAGCAAAACCAGGTTTTAGGAAAGCTGAAAAATGCAGCAAGAATGCTTTGCGGAGTGTATCAGAGCTTCACATTGGCGATGAGAAGCAGGCTGGCTCTAGCAAATTTGACATG GACAAAGTGATGAAAGGGTTCGGAGCTCGTGGTGCTTCTGGAGCTTCCAGTGGCACTAACATACAGGCTGGTGATGTTCCTTTGAAGTCTTCAGAGGTGTGCCCTTCCAAGATCACAATACCAGGAAAAAGAGCTCCTTTGGATCTCACCTTGAAGACAACCCTGCAGTTTGTTTCATCATCTTCTGTGAAGTG GTGTCACAATTTGAGTACAAGTTGTAGGGGCACTGTTGCTGGAGGTAGGTCTCAAAGTTCAGGACGCACGAGGCAAGAGAGCAACAAGGAATTCTTGTTCTCGAAGGCACTGCAGTCATGGGTATACCCACAATCCATGTTACCTGCTCCCATTGTATCTGCTATGCTCTCATCAACTGCACGAGGAG AAAAAGATTTCATTCACAAAAGGTATCAGGATTGGGAAGATTCTTTTCAGAATCTTTACTACATGTTCCGGAAGAATCTGCTGAATATCTTCTATG TTTGTACGGCACAATTTGTTGCTCTATTTATCAGCGGAAACTGTTTGGAGAAGCAGTCCTGTAATGCCTACCTATCACAATCTACACGTGGCATGAGGTCACTACTACGAAAACAG GGTGTTTCCTTTTCTATGCCCCTTTGCAAGGCCGAAATGGAGCAGGCTACCGAAGACGACCTGATCGAATTCTCAAAAATCCGAACACTCAACCTGGGCCAG ACACTTCATATAGATGCTTTATCCGAGGTGGACAACACCACGCAGTCACTCCTTTCATTTACTGGCAATAAGAGCGTTCATGGCTTATATGATGTCTTGTTGAACTACAA GTCCTTTCTGAATTCATTATCTGCCACAGACGTCCCAGTGCTATATTCACCGGTGCCATTTCGAAATGGTTCCCTCCATATTCCGGAG GTAATATGCAGGGAGATGAGGAAAGCCGACAGCGGCCTGGCCTCGTCTAGCGTTTTGGATGATGCAGGAGAACCTGGATCAGCAGCGTCTGATCCTCCTCTTGCGGCGGGCAGCGTGTGCTACAGCATGGAGATAAAGGACGCGGCTCTCCCGCCGTGGGTCGTCTCGGGCGTCTGCGCCGCGATGACCTCAGACACGGACCGCTTTGATCTGAC GATCGCGACGGAGCCCTCCTCCTTGGGCCTGAACGCCGCCTTGGCATCCCTAGGCGGCGGCGCCCAGTCGAAGACGACGCCACCGGAAGGCGGCTGTGAGGCCTTGGTTGTCCCTGGCGCCGTCCTGGTCCCCTTGCTGCGCTCGGCGGCGCTCCGGGGACTAAGGTACGAACGCGGCGAGTACCTCGCGCGCACGACCGCGTGA
- the LOC123124180 gene encoding protein AMEIOTIC 1 homolog, with amino-acid sequence MSATAIHASAVLRRRAIADDLGLDADDAYWAAAPRLYDFSKHHLFKHEDDHHDDLNLKPEHEAHDINPKPEHDGHGINLKPEHERDLPKPEQEQEQEQERDPAPRPDPLPPAPSPRAPSPAPLPRKPSAHLCLLALQGTGLGWGVRKRVHYVSRHRAPRHDDRRARPLPAPPAVVAETAHDRRPAPAAGVHQSANADEGSSSNVKTKDLLGLLGETRADEEEGGESGRQEEEEREAPAVAEEKTTRKRRRRKPGRVHSFSLPKRRVRKPAPAPKVEVFEDADADAGPEAESERKVVARADRAKRKRNDVRRRGRGVAKRAKKATPPVPEEERKVVKKEKKTNLPEEKEGGGRDERTAVKTERKRGLPEEERTAVKAEKKRGLPEEERTAVVLVAVKRERKSKAPLCGRAVTVTEEPETKPPRAVKAEEATAAALAVPRGMVDRWTATRYAAAEASLLGVLRRFGARAGKTVPRGELRQAARKHVGDTGLLDHLLKHTADKVPRGSAERIRRRHTADGAMEYWLEPAELAALRREVGVDPYWVPPPGWKRGDPVSADGYALKAKMQVEELTKELAGVKRHMQQLVKAHQGTMNNEKKPEAVKACISHEPYQDKYECVMKANGNLEKQVLSLEEKYTSATRANGKLEEEVLFLKEKYEAVLEKNTRLEQQVAALSTSFLSLKEGMQFLNDGEQQQLRITGPEPRLLLCAKECRQADRQESNGAGDQLADVDGDGGKCREWPDEAQPSSPRTPTAARDDDECAMDGSLELPPTPPSASSTNAASSAKLLLLPAPGSPVQPPATSSSPRVDVCLQEPAQPHSGGLDLQLRHTAQDASSLPFPCGAAVGLPESGKTTTGGRVGTELALATPSY; translated from the exons ATGAGCGCCACGGCCATCCACGCCTCCGCCGTCCTgcgccgccgcgccatcgccgACGACCTCGGCCTCGACGCCGACGACGCATACTGGGCCGCCGCGCCCCGCCTCTACGACTTCTCCAAGCACCACCTCTTCAAGCACGAGGACGACCACCACGACGACCTCAACCTCAAGCCGGAGCACGAGGCCCACGACATCAACCCCAAGCCGGAGCACGACGGCCACGGCATCAACCTCAAGCCGGAGCACGAGCGCGACCTCCCCAAgccggagcaggagcaggagcaggagcaggagcgcgACCCGGCGCCGCGCCCGGACCCGCTACCGCCAGCGCCGTCCCCGCGAGCGCCTTCGCCTGCGCCGCTGCCGAGGAAGCCCAGCGCCCACCTCTGCCTGCTCGCGCTCCAGGGCACCGGCCTCGGCTGGGGCGTGCGGAAGCGGGTCCACTACGTCTCCCGCCACCGCGCCCCGCGCCACGACGATCGCCGCGCACGCCCTCTGCCCGCGCCGCCCGCCGTCGTCGCCGAGACCGCGCACGATCGCCgtcccgcgcccgccgccggcgtCCACCAGAGCGCGAACGCGGACGAGGGGAGCTCCAGCAACGTCAAGACCAAGGACCTGCTCGGGCTGCTCGGGGAGACGCGggcggacgaggaggagggaggagagagcggccgccaggaggaggaggagcgcgaggCGCCGGCCGTGgcggaggagaagacgacgaggaagcggaggaggaggaagcccgGCCGCGTCCACAGCTTCAGCCTCCCCAAGAGGAGGGTCCGAAAGCCCGCTCCCGCTCCAAAGGTCGAGGTTTTCgaggacgccgacgccgacgcgggGCCGGAAGCAGAGAGCGAGCGCAAGGTGGTGGCCAGGGCGGACAGGGCCAAGAGGAAGAGGAACGACGTTCGTCGCCGTGGCCGTGGCGTCGCCAAGCGCGCCAAGAAGGCGACCCCGCCGGTGCCAGAGGAGGAGCGCAAGGTGgtcaagaaggagaagaagacgaACCTGCCGGAGGAGAAGGAGGGCGGCGGCCGGGACGAGCGCACCGCGGTCAAGACGGAGAGGAAGAGGGGCCTGCCGGAGGAGGAGCGCACCGCGGTCAAGGCGGAGAAGAAGAGAGGCCTGCCGGAGGAGGAGCGCACGGCGGTGGTGCTGGTGGCCgtcaagagggagaggaagagcaagGCTCCTCTCTGCGGCCGCGCCGTCACCGTCACGGAGGAGCCGGAGACGAAGCCCCCACGCGCAGTCAAGGCCGAggaggccaccgccgccgccttggccgTGCCGCGCGGCATGGTCGACCGGTGGACGGCCACGCGCTACGCGGCCGCCGAGGCGTCCCTGCTCGGCGTCCTGCGCCGCTTCGGCGCGCGCGCCGGCAAGACCGTCCCCCGCGGCGAGCTGCGGCAGGCGGCGCGCAAGCACGTCGGCGACACGGGCCTCCTCGACCACCTCCTCAAGCACACCGCCGACAAGGTGCCGCGCGGCAGCGCCGAGCGCATCCGCCGCCGCCACACCGCCGACGGCGCCATGGAGTACTGGCTCGAGCCGGCCGAGCTCGCCGCCCTGCGCCGGGAGGTCGGCGTCGACCCGTACTGGGTGCCGCCGCCAGGGTGGAAGCGCGGGGACCCCGTGTCCGCCGACGGCTACGCGCTCAAGGCAAAGATGCAGGTGGAGGAGCTCACCAAGGAGCTCGCCGGAGTAAAAAG GCACATGCAGCAGCTGGTGAAGGCACATCAAGGCACAATGAACAATGAAAAGAAACCCGAGGCAGTCAAAGCCTGCATTTCTCATGAGCCTTATCAG GACAAGTATGAGTGTGTGATGAAGGCCAATGGCAATCTGGAAAAGCAAGTCCTGTCCTTGGAG GAGAAGTACACCAGCGCGACACGGGCGAATGGCAAGCTGGAGGAGGAGGTTCTGTTCCTCAAG GAGAAGTATGAGGCTGTGCTTGAGAAGAACACCAGGCTGGAGCAGCAGGTGGCTGCTCTGTCCACTTCTTTCCTGTCTCTCAAG GAGGGCATGCAGTTTCTGAATGATGGGGAGCAGCAGCAGCTGCGGATCACGGGACCAGAGCCGCGTCTTCTTCTGTGCGCCAAGGAGTGCCGCCAAGCTGACAGGCAGGAGAGCAATGGCGCAGGCGACCAGCTCGCCGacgtcgacggcgacggcgggaaGTGCAGGGAGTGGCCGGACGAGGCGCAACCCTCGTCGCCGCGGACCCCGACGGCGGCGAGAGACGACGACGAGTGCGCGATGGACGGCAGTCTCGAGCTCCCGCCCACGCCGCCGTCGGCCTCCTCCACCAACGCCGCCTCCTCCGCCAAGCTCCTGCTCCTCCCCGCCCCAGGCTCGCCGGTCCAGCCACCGGCCACCAGCAGCAGCCCCAGGGTTGACGTCTGCCTCCAGGAGCCAGCGCAGCCCCACTCCGGCGGCCTGGACCTGCAGCTCCGGCACACGGCGCAGGACGCGTCGTCGCTGCCGTTCCCGTGCGGAGCCGCCGTCGGCCTGCCGGAAAGCGGGAAGACGACGACCGGCGGCAGAGTGGGCACCGAGCTGGCCCTCGCCACCCCCTCCTACTGA
- the LOC123119229 gene encoding protein downstream neighbor of Son isoform X1: protein MAQAAVEPAASGGAFIGRPAEAPRMKRKTPSELREEQLKRRMSEKVANDQSLPSAAFDRPSNAPRNPEQQKISKYISTRVTEVFPVKKSRNAGKENCKDALLNNEKAPKSADAVTASQSAESPFSRSNGDSAQLDSSVPSLAEAAKPGFRKAEKCSKNALRSVSELHIGDEKQAGSSKFDMDKVMKGFGARGASGASSGTNIQAGDVPLKSSEVCPSKITIPGKRAPLDLTLKTTLQFVSSSSVKWCHNLSTSCRGTVAGGRSQSSGRTRQESNKEFLFSKALQSWVYPQSMLPAPIVSAMLSSTARGEKDFIHKRYQDWEDSFQNLYYMFRKNLLNIFYVCTAQFVALFISGNCLEKQSCNAYLSQSTRGMRSLLRKQGVSFSMPLCKAEMEQATEDDLIEFSKIRTLNLGQTLHIDALSEVDNTTQSLLSFTGNKSVHGLYDVLLNYKSFLNSLSATDVPVLYSPVPFRNGSLHIPEVICREMRKADSGLASSSVLDDAGEPGSAASDPPLAAGSVCYSMEIKDAALPPWVVSGVCAAMTSDTDRFDLTIATEPSSLGLNAALASLGGGAQSKTTPPEGGCEALVVPGAVLVPLLRSAALRGLRYERGEYLARTTA, encoded by the exons ATGGCGCAGGCTGCCGTCGAGcccgcggcgagcggcggcgcgttCATCGGGAGGCCGGCCGAGGCCCCGAGGATGAAGCGGAAGACCCCCTCCGAGCTGCGA GAAGAGCAGTTGAAGCGACGCATGTCTGAAAAGGTTGCCAATGATCAGTCACTCCCTTCCGCGGCGTTTGATAG GCCAAGCAATGCGCCTCGGAACCCAGAGCAGCAGAAAATATCCAAATACATCAGCACTCGTGTCACAGAGGTGTTCCCAGTTAAAAAATCCAGAAACGCCGGGAAGGAAAATTGTAAG GATGCTTTACTGAACAATGAGAAGGCTCCCAAGTCTGCTGATGCTGTAACGGCTTCACAGTCTGCAGAATCTCCGTTTTCACG CAGCAATGGCGACTCTGCCCAGTTGGACTCTTCTGTTCCATCGCTCGCGGAAGCAGCAAAACCAGGTTTTAGGAAAGCTGAAAAATGCAGCAAGAATGCTTTGCGGAGTGTATCAGAGCTTCACATTGGCGATGAGAAGCAGGCTGGCTCTAGCAAATTTGACATG GACAAAGTGATGAAAGGGTTCGGAGCTCGTGGTGCTTCTGGAGCTTCCAGTGGCACTAACATACAGGCTGGTGATGTTCCTTTGAAGTCTTCAGAGGTGTGCCCTTCCAAGATCACAATACCAGGAAAAAGAGCTCCTTTGGATCTCACCTTGAAGACAACCCTGCAGTTTGTTTCATCATCTTCTGTGAAGTG GTGTCACAATTTGAGTACAAGTTGTAGGGGCACTGTTGCTGGAGGTAGGTCTCAAAGTTCAGGACGCACGAGGCAAGAGAGCAACAAGGAATTCTTGTTCTCGAAGGCACTGCAGTCATGGGTATACCCACAATCCATGTTACCTGCTCCCATTGTATCTGCTATGCTCTCATCAACTGCACGAGGAG AAAAAGATTTCATTCACAAAAGGTATCAGGATTGGGAAGATTCTTTTCAGAATCTTTACTACATGTTCCGGAAGAATCTGCTGAATATCTTCTATG TTTGTACGGCACAATTTGTTGCTCTATTTATCAGCGGAAACTGTTTGGAGAAGCAGTCCTGTAATGCCTACCTATCACAATCTACACGTGGCATGAGGTCACTACTACGAAAACAG GGTGTTTCCTTTTCTATGCCCCTTTGCAAGGCCGAAATGGAGCAGGCTACCGAAGACGACCTGATCGAATTCTCAAAAATCCGAACACTCAACCTGGGCCAG ACACTTCATATAGATGCTTTATCCGAGGTGGACAACACCACGCAGTCACTCCTTTCATTTACTGGCAATAAGAGCGTTCATGGCTTATATGATGTCTTGTTGAACTACAA GTCCTTTCTGAATTCATTATCTGCCACAGACGTCCCAGTGCTATATTCACCGGTGCCATTTCGAAATGGTTCCCTCCATATTCCGGAG GTAATATGCAGGGAGATGAGGAAAGCCGACAGCGGCCTGGCCTCGTCTAGCGTTTTGGATGATGCAGGAGAACCTGGATCAGCAGCGTCTGATCCTCCTCTTGCGGCGGGCAGCGTGTGCTACAGCATGGAGATAAAGGACGCGGCTCTCCCGCCGTGGGTCGTCTCGGGCGTCTGCGCCGCGATGACCTCAGACACGGACCGCTTTGATCTGAC GATCGCGACGGAGCCCTCCTCCTTGGGCCTGAACGCCGCCTTGGCATCCCTAGGCGGCGGCGCCCAGTCGAAGACGACGCCACCGGAAGGCGGCTGTGAGGCCTTGGTTGTCCCTGGCGCCGTCCTGGTCCCCTTGCTGCGCTCGGCGGCGCTCCGGGGACTAAGGTACGAACGCGGCGAGTACCTCGCGCGCACGACCGCGTGA